A window from Triticum aestivum cultivar Chinese Spring chromosome 6D, IWGSC CS RefSeq v2.1, whole genome shotgun sequence encodes these proteins:
- the LOC123143178 gene encoding uncharacterized protein, protein MGGGAADHGQASAHPRPEPAVPEHRRKKRRARLLPRRHGVQEIPDELVAEIPDELVAEIFLRRPILADLVRASLACVSFRGLIADRYFLRRLRKLHAPPVLGFLNGYRDFFPVIPPSPFASAASAVALAADFSFSFLPAPPATGRSWTSAMAASSSRDLPLAAIIVPWWCVTPYTGGTSCFPQSLQSRSGFLTRKKRKRKKKWCGFLVNCSASLKCRRRPQKRHHSQ, encoded by the coding sequence atgggcggcggcgcggcggaccaTGGCCAGGCCAGCGCCCACCCTCGCCCGGAACCGGCCGTCCCCGAGCACCGGCGCAAGAAGCGCCGTGCTCGTCTGCTTCCACGGCGCCACGGCGTCCAGGAGATCCCCGACGAGCTCGTGGCGGAGATCCCCGACGAGCTCGTGGCGGAGATCTTCCTCCGGCGGCCCATCCTAGCCGATCTGGTCCGCGCCTCCCTCGCCTGCGTCTCCTTCCGAGGCCTCATCGCCGACCGCTACTTCCTCCGGCGCCTCCGCAAGCTCCACGCCCCACCCGTCCTCGGGTTTCTTAACGGATACCGAGATTTCTTCCCCGTGATCCCGCCTTCTCCTTTCGCGTCCGCAGCcagcgccgtcgccctcgccgccgacttctccttctccttcctgccCGCCCCGCCCGCGACTGGAAGATCCTGGACGTCCGCGATGGCCGCGTCCTCCTCAAGAGATCTCCCTCTAGCTGCCATAATCGTCCCCTGGTGGTGTGTGACCCCTTATACCGGCGGTACCTCCTGCTTCCCCCAATCCCTTCAGTCGAGGAGTGGGTTCCTCactcgaaaaaaaagaaaaagaaaaaaaaagtggtgTGGGTTCCTCGTAAACTGCAGTGCTTCCTTAAAGTGCAGGAGGAGGCCGCAGAAGAGACATCATTCACAGTGA